From the genome of Bicyclus anynana chromosome 20, ilBicAnyn1.1, whole genome shotgun sequence, one region includes:
- the LOC112047680 gene encoding Bardet-Biedl syndrome 4 protein homolog: VYSIFKMRKHSLFESNKNDDLKRGSQNWLLHARYVRGEHAMCLELAEKLQKETNNSHRYAHFIKGAVLADAGRLQEAVDKFHSCIRLHPQDPEPLKQVAKCLYRQGRFQLALEAYLEADKLSKHPDPEIYCALAECAWSLGDAEHGIEWARAGESAGGGERAGALLAKLLQNVGDLSGALAAYDHALTTHACTADTLASAGALCLRAGDPRRAFQLLGEALSLQPMQHAAALTLAAMLLQHRDVDAGLARLKAALSAHPTCVAAHSNLGLALLTKKKFVAALTCLQRSVWAAPLSARAAHNLGYALLICRRPASAFCRLASSAALKPQQHYTVLLIAIALERLGDSRADAAYNRAATLAPHDPLIRLNLAGRHARVGRLVDAVEEARVVAELLQRAPDAQLASSLATLTGLLRDAGVDLSQTPTNSDEAKTQGTTELEPDEV; this comes from the exons GTTTACTCAATATTCAAAATGAGAAAACATTCGCTTTTTGAAAGTAACAAAAACGACG atttgaAACGCGGTTCACAGAACTGGTTGCTTCATGCACGCTATGTTCGTGGTGAACACGCAATGTGTTTGGAGCTGGCAGAAAAGTTGCAGAAAGAAACTAACAATTCTCACAGATACgctcattttataaag GGTGCAGTGTTGGCTGACGCGGGCAGGTTGCAGGAGGCGGTGGATAAGTTCCACAGCTGCATACGTTTGCATCCACAGGATCCGGAGCCGCTAAAGCAAGTTGCCAAGTGCCT GTATCGACAAGGCCGTTTTCAATTAGCACTCGAGGCTTACCTAGAAGCTGATAAACTGTCGAAGCATCCAGACCCAGAAATATACTGCGCTTTAG CCGAATGTGCATGGAGTTTGGGTGACGCAGAGCACGGGATAGAATGGGCGCGCGCAGGGGAGAGTGCGGGGGGTGGGGAGAGAGCCGGAGCGCTGCTCGCCAAGCTGCTGCAGAATGTGGGAGACCTGAGCGGGGCTCTGGCGGCGTATGACCATGCTTTGAC AACTCACGCTTGCACAGCAGACACCCTGGCATCAGCGGGTGCGCTGTGTCTCCGCGCTGGGGACCCTCGCAGAGCCTTCCAGCTGCTAGGCGAAGCTCTCTCCCTGCAGCCCATGCAGCACGCTGCAGCGCTGACACTAGCTGCAATGCTGCTGCAGCATAGAGACGTGGACGCTGGACTGGCGCGGCTTAAAGCGGCTTTAAGCGCTCATCCGACGTGTGTCGCGGCTCACTCTAATCTCGGACTCGCTTTGTTAACGAAGAAGAAGTTTGTTGCG GCGCTAACATGTCTGCAGCGCTCAGTATGGGCGGCTCCACtgagcgcccgcgccgcccacAACCTGGGCTACGCGCTGCTCATCTGCAGGAGACCTGCCTCCGCCTTCTGCAGACTGGCTTCTTCTGCTGCACTCAAGCCGCAGCAGCATTATACT GTATTACTCATAGCGATCGCCCTTGAGCGTTTAGGAGACAGCAGAGCCGATGCTGCCTACAATCGAGCTGCAACTCTGGCACCACATGACCCTCTGATCAGACTCAACTTGGCTGGCAGACACGCTAGAGTTGGCAGATTGGTTGACGCGGTTGAAGAGGCTAGAGTGGTCGCAGAATTGCTACAGAGAGCACCAGACGCCCAG